In a single window of the Tellurirhabdus bombi genome:
- a CDS encoding DNA-methyltransferase, which translates to MLELNKIHNMDCLAGLRLLPDNSVDCCVTSPPYYALRDYGHADQIGLEDTPEAFIQKLVDVFREVLRVLKPEGTCWINIGDSYWGGKGKSGQSYSPDYQNERYSKGRSYNGSHHQIAGKGITRPTDRKHPDYKPKDLIGVPWMLAFALRADGWYLRQDIIWSKPNPMPESVVDRCTKSHEYIFLLTKSASYYYDIEAVKEPIAAASVARLNQDLEQQKGSDRVPGKTNGTMKAVIGKSGNKARKSGSERGCPEGSGSNVCGSVPWEGSQRNKRSVWTVATRPFSEAHFATFPPDLIVPCIKAGCPKGGLVLDPFMGAGTVAMVSQKLGRKYIGFELNPEYVAIAERRVNTEVGPLTALFQ; encoded by the coding sequence ATGCTTGAACTGAACAAAATACACAACATGGATTGTCTGGCTGGGCTAAGGCTGCTACCCGACAATAGCGTTGACTGCTGCGTAACATCACCGCCGTACTACGCACTCCGGGATTACGGTCACGCCGATCAAATTGGACTCGAAGACACCCCCGAAGCCTTTATACAGAAACTGGTTGATGTGTTCCGCGAAGTGCTTCGGGTTTTGAAGCCCGAAGGAACCTGCTGGATAAACATCGGTGATAGCTACTGGGGCGGCAAAGGTAAATCCGGTCAGAGCTATTCCCCCGATTACCAGAACGAGCGGTATTCAAAGGGGCGCTCTTACAACGGGTCTCACCATCAAATCGCTGGCAAGGGCATTACGCGTCCCACTGACCGCAAACATCCCGACTATAAGCCAAAGGATTTAATCGGTGTGCCTTGGATGCTGGCCTTTGCGCTTCGTGCCGATGGCTGGTACTTGCGTCAGGACATCATCTGGAGCAAGCCAAACCCCATGCCCGAATCCGTTGTTGATCGCTGCACCAAATCCCACGAATATATTTTCCTGCTCACTAAATCGGCCTCGTATTACTACGACATTGAGGCGGTGAAAGAGCCTATTGCCGCCGCTAGCGTTGCCCGGCTGAATCAGGATCTCGAGCAACAAAAAGGCTCGGACCGTGTACCCGGAAAAACCAACGGAACCATGAAGGCCGTGATTGGCAAGTCCGGCAATAAAGCCCGGAAATCTGGCTCGGAACGTGGCTGTCCGGAAGGATCAGGGTCGAATGTATGCGGATCAGTTCCTTGGGAGGGTTCGCAGCGCAATAAGCGTTCGGTCTGGACCGTGGCCACTCGGCCATTCTCCGAAGCCCATTTCGCCACATTCCCGCCTGATCTGATTGTGCCCTGCATTAAGGCAGGCTGTCCCAAAGGCGGCCTGGTACTTGACCCTTTTATGGGAGCGGGCACCGTGGCCATGGTTAGCCAGAAGCTAGGCCGGAAATACATCGGCTTTGAACTCAACCCCGAATACGTCGCCATTGCTGAGCGGCGAGTAAATACAGAAGTTGGCCCATTAACTGCGTTGTTTCAATGA
- a CDS encoding glycosyltransferase family 2 protein: protein MRNITIDSTSPFLSVIIPCYNEEQVLLESYTRLSQVMQANFQNYELIFINDGSCDRTLSILKKLALEDKCLKILSFSRNFGHQPAVSAGIKNCSGDLAIILDADLQDPPELIPDMVNLYQNSACNVVYAVRKRRAGETFFKKFTARLFYRTINKLSEVNLPLDTGDFRLIDRKVINAFNQLPERNKYIRGLISWVGFKQVPFVYSRNERFAGTTKYPLWKMIKFARTSLLYFSHKPLQIASSLGVVSVAIALLLLLWVIYNNIFLPQSLVQGWSSTIIVVMFFGGIQMLTIGILGEYLSNVFDEIKKRPEYIIDEKLNLGNEIRQDMVYDAYPN, encoded by the coding sequence ATGAGAAATATTACAATAGATAGTACTTCACCCTTTCTCTCTGTAATCATTCCCTGTTACAACGAAGAACAGGTTTTGCTGGAATCTTATACGCGCCTGAGTCAGGTTATGCAGGCAAACTTCCAGAATTATGAACTTATATTTATCAATGATGGAAGTTGCGACCGAACTCTTTCTATTTTAAAAAAACTCGCTCTGGAAGATAAGTGCCTTAAAATTCTTTCCTTTTCGCGAAACTTTGGCCACCAACCTGCTGTATCTGCCGGTATAAAAAACTGTTCTGGAGACTTAGCCATTATCCTTGATGCCGACTTACAAGATCCTCCTGAGTTGATCCCGGATATGGTCAATCTCTACCAGAATTCAGCGTGTAATGTAGTCTATGCTGTTCGCAAAAGGCGGGCAGGAGAAACGTTTTTCAAAAAGTTTACGGCTCGTCTTTTCTACCGGACAATCAATAAACTATCTGAAGTTAATTTACCTTTAGATACGGGCGATTTCCGGCTCATTGACCGAAAAGTAATCAATGCTTTTAACCAGCTGCCAGAACGAAATAAATACATCCGGGGCTTGATTAGCTGGGTAGGATTTAAACAGGTTCCCTTCGTTTATAGCCGCAATGAACGATTTGCTGGTACAACCAAGTACCCATTATGGAAAATGATTAAGTTTGCGCGGACAAGTCTGCTCTACTTTAGTCATAAACCCTTACAAATAGCTTCTTCGTTGGGCGTTGTTTCTGTGGCTATCGCGCTTCTTCTTTTGCTTTGGGTGATTTATAACAACATTTTTCTTCCCCAGAGTCTGGTTCAAGGATGGTCTTCGACTATTATTGTCGTCATGTTTTTCGGCGGTATTCAAATGCTGACTATCGGTATTCTAGGCGAGTATTTGAGTAACGTTTTTGATGAAATTAAGAAAAGACCAGAATACATCATCGATGAAAAACTGAATTTAGGTAATGAAATCCGACAAGATATGGTTTATGATGCCTATCCTAACTAA
- a CDS encoding CHAP domain-containing protein, translating into MRTLLEIALTQVGKREDPPGSNKGKDVEGYLSAVGLGGGYAWCMAFVVWCAKLAAKEQNIPLTLKATGGVLDQWRRVPASTKLVQDVADSSPGAKAFRDKQIKAGFKLVQNPAPGDIFIMDFGKGLGHTGIVKSVGKDGLIYTVEGNTDANGSRTGGQVMQRFRKKSAILGYIRTGL; encoded by the coding sequence ATGAGAACCCTACTCGAAATCGCATTGACCCAGGTCGGAAAACGGGAAGACCCGCCCGGTAGTAACAAAGGCAAAGACGTAGAAGGCTACCTGAGTGCCGTGGGGCTGGGCGGCGGGTATGCCTGGTGCATGGCCTTCGTGGTCTGGTGCGCCAAACTAGCCGCAAAAGAGCAAAATATACCCCTAACACTCAAAGCGACCGGTGGCGTCTTGGATCAATGGCGACGGGTGCCAGCATCAACCAAGCTCGTTCAGGACGTAGCGGATTCTAGCCCCGGCGCGAAGGCGTTCCGTGACAAGCAGATCAAAGCTGGATTCAAGCTCGTTCAGAACCCCGCTCCCGGCGACATCTTCATTATGGACTTTGGTAAAGGTTTAGGCCACACGGGCATTGTGAAATCGGTCGGAAAAGACGGGTTAATCTACACCGTAGAAGGTAATACCGATGCCAATGGAAGCCGCACCGGCGGGCAGGTCATGCAGCGATTCCGGAAGAAATCGGCTATTCTGGGTTACATCAGAACGGGATTATAG
- a CDS encoding glycosyltransferase family 39 protein, with translation MAIFLAIYSLICIYFLFFIGNKQKDGPFTTLRLAYLYTLVSVGSFLFLYNELSSYWNALTSKTAFAAWLLVAISVTLLLVYQLKYRKIALPTNQIIFQFRQFPIRQKILITGSLLLIAVPLCWLALASVPNNLDSNNYHLNRILYWLYHQNLGHYPTIHLQQLYHNVFAEYLILNTFLLVNSDKLANIVQFGAMVGSICGITLLAKELNQDYKRQLIAGIFLLTLPIGIFESTTTQSDYIACFYFICFLLFGFKAINPQSTQPNASLALCMLCLAFGGFAKYTIFIFALPFALYIGLRTLQRRGITYSLIHLAIALAFLAIIFTPFLIRNYQLFGNLLSPREDSRLFAERIPAEAHSVAYTLSNIIKNFALHLGLPFGAYNTLIDQIILTFHQWLGVAIDDPRISLNAYFTRFSMHEDMAPNTPHFFILLGCTVFLLAQKKNKPLKWIALLSLIAFLLFCSIFKFQLWSSRTHMPFFAIGALLVGGVYQSLNKSGFYLSTVLLLIAICLVCGNPSKALFPTRYYFKKVSAHIPKSICSEDNKQLDVYNLVLNKYYLPLDKSDCYQIKKSFSYQERSTIFNQLSELGYYDVEKNDNIFSIDRKKAYFANHLQDYNDFAALLPYVKADVHNVGILFKKEVGFYHYWAALNDHVDKPVMMAYIRYKKEFILLPNAKKAFPYNYVLTDNEELLKSTIPNSLIENIHRSDNLFLVKLNPIATQMYLF, from the coding sequence ATGGCGATATTCCTGGCGATTTACTCTCTCATTTGTATTTACTTTTTATTCTTTATTGGTAACAAGCAAAAAGATGGTCCTTTCACAACTCTTAGGCTTGCTTATCTGTATACATTAGTTAGCGTAGGCTCCTTCTTATTCTTATACAATGAGCTATCTTCTTACTGGAATGCGCTCACTTCAAAAACAGCCTTTGCGGCTTGGCTACTGGTTGCTATTAGCGTGACTTTGCTTTTAGTATATCAGCTTAAATACCGGAAAATAGCTCTTCCTACGAATCAGATTATTTTTCAGTTCAGGCAATTTCCGATAAGGCAAAAGATTTTAATTACGGGTAGTCTTCTCTTAATTGCAGTTCCTTTATGCTGGCTGGCTTTGGCTAGTGTTCCCAACAACCTGGATTCTAATAATTACCATCTTAACCGAATTCTGTATTGGCTTTACCATCAAAACCTTGGCCATTATCCTACTATACATCTTCAGCAGCTGTACCATAATGTATTTGCTGAGTATTTAATTTTAAATACATTCTTGCTTGTTAATTCGGATAAGCTTGCGAATATTGTTCAATTTGGTGCCATGGTTGGTTCTATCTGCGGCATTACCCTACTGGCTAAAGAACTGAACCAGGATTATAAAAGACAATTGATTGCCGGGATTTTCCTGCTCACCCTCCCGATTGGAATTTTTGAAAGCACAACAACACAAAGCGATTATATAGCCTGTTTCTATTTTATTTGTTTTCTTTTATTTGGCTTTAAAGCTATAAATCCTCAGTCTACTCAACCTAATGCATCGCTGGCTCTTTGTATGCTTTGTTTAGCTTTTGGCGGATTTGCAAAATACACGATCTTTATCTTTGCGTTACCCTTTGCCCTCTATATTGGCCTACGTACCTTGCAAAGAAGGGGCATTACTTATAGCTTAATCCACCTAGCAATTGCTTTAGCTTTCCTAGCCATTATCTTCACGCCTTTTTTAATTCGTAACTACCAGCTTTTTGGTAATTTACTAAGTCCCCGAGAAGACTCCCGACTGTTTGCTGAGCGTATTCCCGCCGAAGCTCACTCAGTAGCGTATACTTTATCGAACATAATTAAAAATTTTGCCCTTCACCTTGGCTTACCTTTTGGTGCTTACAATACCCTAATAGATCAAATCATCCTCACATTCCATCAATGGCTCGGAGTTGCTATCGATGACCCTAGAATTAGCTTAAATGCTTATTTTACTCGATTTTCCATGCATGAAGACATGGCTCCGAATACACCTCACTTCTTTATCCTTCTAGGCTGCACTGTCTTCTTATTGGCTCAAAAAAAGAACAAGCCACTAAAATGGATTGCGCTTCTATCTCTGATTGCTTTCCTTTTATTCTGCTCGATTTTCAAATTTCAACTATGGAGTTCCCGCACTCACATGCCTTTTTTTGCCATTGGTGCGCTGCTTGTAGGCGGCGTTTATCAGAGTCTCAATAAAAGTGGATTTTATCTTTCTACAGTTCTTCTCCTTATTGCCATTTGCCTCGTATGCGGTAATCCTAGCAAGGCGCTTTTTCCAACTCGCTACTATTTTAAAAAAGTATCAGCGCATATTCCAAAATCCATTTGTTCTGAGGATAACAAGCAACTGGACGTATATAACCTTGTTCTAAATAAGTATTATTTACCGTTGGATAAGTCAGATTGTTATCAAATCAAGAAAAGTTTTTCTTACCAGGAGCGTTCAACTATATTTAATCAATTATCGGAGCTTGGCTATTATGACGTTGAAAAGAATGATAACATTTTTTCCATCGATCGAAAGAAAGCTTACTTCGCTAACCATTTGCAGGACTATAATGATTTCGCAGCGCTTCTACCCTACGTTAAGGCTGATGTGCATAATGTAGGGATTCTCTTTAAAAAAGAAGTTGGCTTTTATCATTATTGGGCGGCTTTAAATGATCACGTTGACAAGCCAGTTATGATGGCTTATATCCGTTATAAAAAAGAATTTATTCTCTTACCCAATGCAAAAAAAGCCTTTCCTTATAATTATGTTTTAACAGACAATGAAGAACTACTCAAATCTACAATACCTAATTCCCTGATCGAAAACATCCATCGATCTGATAATTTATTCCTGGTAAAACTCAATCCTATAGCTACTCAAATGTATCTATTCTAA
- a CDS encoding DNA cytosine methyltransferase has product MRVCSLFAGIGGFDLAAEWMGWETCLQVELDEWCQKVLAKNFPAAERHGDIKTFDGTKYKNKIDLICGGFPCQPYSQAGKRLGKADERHLWPEMLRVIREIKPRWVVGENVRGLLTWNDGLVFDEICADLEAEGYEVQAFVLPAVAVNAPHRRDRLWIVAYANNRSGQSGNESTGRAARTNADRSGKGANVANGSGEYDGRCFRRQAERQVQQPGKGAQQGAPANANSNGYGSNNRAQQVRCSPCQGKGVQNKWQWVRSNTWGIGTEEFNTDTTGSGRTQAHRPRKSELNNQSSPGIDWSDWPTQPPLCPRNDGISAGLDRSASWRSNAIKASGNAVVPQVVLQIFRTIQQYEDSLMVV; this is encoded by the coding sequence ATGAGAGTGTGTTCGCTTTTTGCCGGAATCGGCGGCTTTGATTTAGCGGCTGAATGGATGGGTTGGGAGACCTGCCTACAAGTTGAATTAGATGAATGGTGCCAAAAGGTACTAGCTAAAAACTTTCCTGCTGCGGAACGACATGGAGATATTAAGACATTCGACGGAACAAAATACAAAAACAAGATCGACCTTATCTGCGGCGGATTTCCTTGCCAGCCCTATAGTCAGGCCGGAAAACGGCTCGGCAAAGCGGATGAACGCCATCTCTGGCCCGAAATGCTTAGAGTTATTCGAGAAATCAAACCGCGCTGGGTTGTGGGCGAAAACGTTCGCGGGCTACTTACTTGGAACGACGGACTGGTATTCGATGAGATCTGCGCTGATCTGGAAGCTGAAGGCTATGAAGTCCAAGCGTTTGTACTTCCTGCTGTCGCCGTCAACGCCCCGCACCGACGCGATAGACTTTGGATTGTGGCCTACGCCAACAACCGCAGCGGCCAATCAGGGAATGAATCAACCGGACGGGCGGCGAGGACAAACGCTGATCGGAGCGGCAAAGGGGCAAATGTGGCCAACGGTTCGGGCGAATATGACGGGCGGTGTTTCAGAAGGCAGGCTGAACGACAAGTTCAACAACCTGGAAAAGGCGCTCAGCAAGGCGCTCCTGCCAACGCCAACAGTAATGGATACGGGAGCAACAACAGAGCTCAGCAAGTTAGATGCTCGCCGTGCCAAGGCAAAGGCGTCCAAAATAAATGGCAATGGGTTCGGTCAAACACTTGGGGAATTGGCACAGAGGAATTTAATACCGACACCACAGGCAGCGGAAGGACACAAGCTCACCGGCCTAGAAAATCAGAACTCAACAACCAAAGTAGTCCGGGAATTGACTGGTCAGACTGGCCAACTCAACCCCCACTTTGTCCTCGAAATGATGGGATTTCCGCCGGACTGGACCGATCTGCCAGTTGGCGATCCAATGCAATTAAAGCTTCCGGGAATGCCGTAGTACCGCAGGTAGTCCTGCAAATTTTCCGCACCATTCAGCAATACGAAGACTCGTTGATGGTGGTCTAA
- a CDS encoding DUF4494 family protein — protein MLFQSRIQYKVLDKERKWKTIVEQFLHDSFTFTEVEAQIYKVTEGRLTDFSVKAIAIVNYDDVYSAGTGNHFYKVSILEVIGEEKRTLTHLVTADDVTDAENRAEAFTRNFGGDLTIQSVQKTNILGFWHPNAELWQSDFRNRMDDLKDAGHVSGDINQTTIDFGSKKPVAA, from the coding sequence ATGCTTTTTCAATCCCGAATCCAGTACAAAGTTCTCGACAAAGAGCGTAAATGGAAAACCATTGTTGAGCAATTCCTGCACGACTCGTTTACCTTCACCGAAGTTGAAGCCCAGATTTACAAGGTCACCGAGGGCCGCCTGACTGACTTCTCCGTCAAGGCCATCGCCATTGTCAACTACGATGATGTTTACTCGGCGGGCACGGGCAATCACTTCTACAAGGTCAGCATTCTGGAAGTGATCGGGGAAGAAAAACGAACCCTGACCCACCTGGTTACCGCCGATGACGTGACCGATGCCGAGAACCGGGCCGAAGCCTTTACCAGGAACTTTGGCGGTGATCTGACCATTCAGAGCGTTCAGAAAACCAACATTCTGGGTTTCTGGCACCCCAACGCGGAGCTATGGCAGTCTGACTTCCGCAATCGCATGGATGACCTGAAAGATGCCGGCCACGTGAGCGGTGACATCAACCAGACTACAATTGATTTCGGGAGCAAAAAACCGGTAGCTGCATGA
- a CDS encoding VRR-NUC domain-containing protein gives MTAAEYQAHAASLNYVPRSQPKARKKPGNLESGLQVACVRWFRDQYRESANLLFAIPNGGHRNKAVAAKLKHEGVLAGVPDLMLAKASGAFHGLFVELKVQYANGQKNTPSPEQKQRIKELKEQGYFVAVCYELNQFIEVVNTYLHP, from the coding sequence ATGACCGCCGCTGAATACCAAGCCCACGCTGCGAGCCTGAACTATGTTCCGCGCTCGCAGCCCAAGGCCCGCAAGAAACCGGGCAACCTGGAATCCGGCCTGCAAGTAGCCTGCGTTCGCTGGTTTCGGGATCAGTACCGGGAATCGGCAAACTTACTCTTCGCCATTCCCAACGGTGGGCACCGCAACAAGGCCGTGGCCGCCAAACTCAAACACGAAGGGGTGCTGGCCGGGGTGCCTGACTTGATGCTGGCCAAGGCAAGCGGTGCCTTTCACGGCCTGTTTGTCGAACTCAAAGTCCAGTATGCCAACGGGCAAAAGAATACCCCTTCGCCCGAGCAAAAACAGCGCATCAAGGAGCTGAAAGAGCAAGGGTATTTTGTGGCTGTCTGCTACGAACTCAACCAGTTTATCGAGGTGGTTAACACTTACCTCCATCCATAA
- a CDS encoding bile acid:sodium symporter family protein: MKKVYLIALGAAAILLTIALILALLGRGSQTDWLVVSGLLCLALVVRSFPAYASLSFTVLIVVAVAVATYHPEYLLTWGDFELKRLIVPLMQVIMFGMGTIMTTDDFVGVIKMPRGIIVGLLAHYVIMPGVGFALANVFNFPAEIAAGVVLIGCVPSGLASNVICYISRANVALSVSVTTVSTLLAPILTPSLMKLLAGQFVPVHFWDMMVEILKVVIIPIIIGVVLNTLFGAFMKRVKTLLPLVSMAAIICVVAVITATGRDKLLTMGVLLIISSLIHNLSGYLLGYWTGRLAGLDESSSRTVAIEVGMQNGGLASALALQMGKVGTTGLAPAIFGPLMNTTGSILDNYWRRRPPSGVGDADLKPEKKANAT, encoded by the coding sequence ATGAAGAAAGTGTACCTGATTGCGTTAGGTGCAGCAGCTATCTTGCTGACTATAGCGCTGATACTGGCGTTGCTGGGACGCGGTTCCCAGACGGATTGGCTCGTCGTGAGTGGTCTGTTATGCCTAGCGCTGGTCGTTCGCTCTTTTCCCGCTTATGCCAGTCTTTCCTTTACGGTTCTTATTGTGGTAGCGGTTGCCGTGGCCACGTATCACCCGGAATACCTCTTGACATGGGGCGATTTTGAGTTAAAACGGCTTATTGTCCCGCTGATGCAAGTGATTATGTTCGGGATGGGCACCATTATGACTACCGATGATTTTGTTGGCGTAATTAAAATGCCGCGTGGGATCATTGTGGGTTTGCTGGCGCATTACGTCATTATGCCGGGTGTTGGATTTGCGCTGGCGAATGTGTTTAACTTTCCGGCGGAGATTGCGGCGGGGGTTGTTCTGATTGGTTGCGTACCCAGCGGGCTGGCCTCGAATGTAATCTGCTACATTTCGCGGGCAAACGTGGCTTTGTCGGTTTCGGTAACCACGGTATCGACCCTGCTGGCACCCATCCTGACGCCCTCCCTGATGAAGCTTTTAGCTGGACAATTCGTGCCGGTTCATTTCTGGGATATGATGGTCGAAATTCTGAAGGTAGTTATCATTCCCATCATCATCGGGGTTGTACTCAACACGCTTTTTGGAGCATTTATGAAACGGGTAAAAACCCTGCTGCCGCTGGTTTCGATGGCGGCCATTATCTGTGTAGTAGCTGTAATTACCGCTACTGGTCGGGACAAATTGCTCACAATGGGCGTCTTACTCATTATCAGTTCACTTATTCACAACCTGAGCGGGTACTTGCTGGGCTACTGGACTGGACGTTTGGCGGGCCTGGATGAAAGTTCGTCGCGAACGGTAGCCATTGAGGTTGGCATGCAAAATGGTGGCCTGGCCTCCGCCCTTGCCTTGCAAATGGGCAAAGTCGGAACTACCGGATTAGCACCCGCTATTTTTGGTCCGTTGATGAATACAACCGGCTCAATACTAGATAATTACTGGCGTCGTCGCCCACCAAGTGGCGTTGGGGATGCTGATTTGAAGCCCGAAAAAAAAGCCAACGCGACGTAA
- a CDS encoding sugar phosphate isomerase/epimerase family protein, with the protein MHTRRDFLKSAGGLALSAALLPTSSQAAKVKSVGLQLYTVRKEMLADAAGTLKQLAKIGYKELESARSDKGNFYGLQPKEIRKIANDLGMSVRSGHVHIDKDWQRSVDAAAEAGQEYLICSSLPSQGQTVANYQRVADLFSKAAEDCKKANLVFGYHNHEYEFEKADGKVLYDILLERSDPNLVKMELDLGWVIVTGYDPLTYIEKYPGRFPLWHLKDMDKAKKESTEFGKGQIDIAKMLQNANKSGMKYFFVEQEEYAGAPMDSVKYNYEYLMKLG; encoded by the coding sequence ATGCATACAAGACGTGATTTTCTAAAATCGGCGGGTGGCCTAGCACTCAGTGCAGCGCTCTTACCCACTTCAAGCCAGGCCGCCAAAGTGAAATCAGTAGGTTTACAGCTTTACACAGTCCGCAAGGAAATGCTGGCCGATGCGGCTGGCACGTTAAAGCAGTTGGCCAAAATTGGCTATAAGGAACTGGAATCGGCCCGGAGCGATAAAGGAAACTTCTACGGTTTACAACCCAAGGAAATTCGAAAAATAGCAAATGATCTGGGCATGTCTGTCCGTAGCGGGCACGTTCACATCGATAAAGACTGGCAACGCTCCGTTGACGCGGCTGCCGAAGCGGGGCAGGAATACCTGATTTGTTCGTCTCTCCCGTCTCAGGGCCAAACGGTAGCGAATTACCAGCGTGTGGCCGATCTTTTCTCCAAAGCGGCCGAAGATTGCAAAAAAGCCAATCTTGTTTTTGGCTACCACAATCACGAATATGAGTTTGAGAAAGCTGACGGCAAGGTCTTGTACGATATTCTTCTCGAACGCAGCGATCCGAATCTGGTCAAGATGGAACTGGATTTAGGCTGGGTAATCGTAACTGGCTACGATCCGTTGACTTACATCGAGAAATACCCAGGCCGTTTCCCTTTGTGGCACCTAAAAGACATGGATAAAGCCAAAAAAGAAAGTACGGAATTTGGGAAAGGGCAAATCGATATTGCGAAAATGCTACAGAACGCTAATAAATCCGGCATGAAATACTTTTTTGTCGAGCAGGAGGAGTATGCGGGAGCGCCAATGGATAGCGTCAAATATAATTACGAATATTTGATGAAATTAGGGTAA
- a CDS encoding alpha/beta fold hydrolase: MRSFLKALKWAFFTILFLAAGLLFFAHWVELRDSDQEIADDFRNEPIKPVVHRYQTGDRTIRYIESSKPGSDSLPVILFVHGAPSSLSFFEKFFRDSTLLSRARLVAVDRPGYGYSGFGQVVTSIAQQAKMLQPLIERYNNAPFFMLVGSSYGGSLAARLAMNNPGTVDHVVFVSSALGPGLERIYDISYWIEHPPLRWLIPRILLNASDEKLAHREALEEIKPDWHKITAGVTFLHGQKDDLVYPTNVTFAHKRLVNAKVKEFLLPENRHDIVFNKRQYMTDIILNVLASYAPPETQPLPRNKESIIVHN, encoded by the coding sequence ATGAGATCATTTTTGAAAGCTTTAAAGTGGGCGTTTTTTACTATTTTGTTCCTGGCTGCTGGGCTGCTATTTTTTGCCCATTGGGTCGAACTACGGGATAGTGATCAGGAAATTGCCGATGACTTCCGAAACGAACCCATTAAGCCAGTCGTACATCGGTACCAGACAGGTGATCGAACCATTCGCTATATCGAATCGTCCAAGCCAGGCAGCGATTCCTTGCCTGTCATTCTGTTTGTGCACGGCGCACCCAGTTCGTTGTCTTTTTTTGAAAAATTTTTCCGGGATAGTACCCTGCTTTCCCGGGCGCGTCTGGTTGCGGTTGACCGCCCAGGTTATGGCTATTCAGGTTTTGGACAAGTAGTTACCTCTATTGCCCAGCAAGCCAAGATGCTTCAGCCGTTGATTGAACGCTATAACAACGCTCCCTTTTTCATGCTGGTTGGCTCGTCGTATGGCGGATCGTTAGCGGCGCGTCTGGCTATGAACAATCCCGGCACTGTCGATCACGTCGTTTTTGTTTCCTCGGCGCTAGGTCCAGGTCTGGAACGCATTTATGACATTAGCTACTGGATCGAACACCCACCTCTGCGTTGGTTAATCCCGCGTATCTTGCTGAATGCCAGTGACGAAAAACTGGCCCATCGGGAGGCCTTGGAAGAAATCAAACCCGATTGGCATAAAATTACGGCGGGAGTTACGTTCCTGCACGGCCAGAAAGACGACCTTGTTTACCCGACAAACGTTACTTTTGCCCACAAACGACTGGTTAACGCCAAAGTAAAAGAATTTCTGCTGCCCGAAAATCGCCATGACATCGTGTTCAACAAGCGGCAGTATATGACCGATATTATCCTTAACGTGCTGGCTTCGTACGCACCGCCTGAAACGCAGCCGCTTCCCAGAAACAAAGAATCAATTATCGTCCATAATTAA